In the Arachis ipaensis cultivar K30076 chromosome B10, Araip1.1, whole genome shotgun sequence genome, one interval contains:
- the LOC107623014 gene encoding ethylene receptor has product MWFKATESCNCIEPQWPADELLVKYQYISDFFIALAYFSIPLELIYFVKKSAVFPYRWVLVQFGAFIVLCGATHLINLWTFAVHTRTVAMVMTAAKVLTAVVSCATALMLVHIIPDLLSVKTRELFLKNKAAELDREMGLIRTQEETGRHVRMLTHEIRSTLDRHTILKTTLIELGRTLALEECALWMPTRTGLELQLAYTLRQQNPVGYTVPIHLPVINQVFSSNRAVKISPNCPVARLRPHTGKYLPGEVVAVRVPLLNLSNFQIYDWPEVSTRSYALMVLMLPSDSARQWHVHELELVEVVADQVAVALSHAAILEESMRARNLLIEQNVALDLARREAETAIHARNDFLAVMNHEMRTPMHAIIALSSLLQETELTVEQRLMVETILKSSNLLATLINDVLDLSRLEDGSLQLETTTFSLHSVFREVLNLIKPVASVKRLSLTLHLASDLPAYAVGDEKRLMQTILNVVGNAVKFSKEGSISITAIVAKPESFKDARIPEFLPVPSDSHFYLRVQVKDSGSGINPQDIPKLFTKFAQSQAVQTKGPAGSGLGLAICRRFVNLMEGHIWIESEGIGKGCTVTFIVKLGIPDRPNESKLAFAPKVPGNHVSTNFGGLKVLVMDDNGVNRSVTKGLLLHLGCDVTTAGSSEECLRIVSPEHRVVFMDVCTGLDGYELAMRIQEKFKKRQDRPLIVALTGNTNKVTKENCMRVGMDGLILKPLSVDKMRGVLSELLEHRVLFEAI; this is encoded by the exons ATGTGGTTCAAAGCTACGGAATCTTGCAACTGTATAGAGCCGCAATGGCCTGCGGATGAATTACTGGTGAAATACCAATACATCTCAGATTTCTTCATCGCGCTCGCCTATTTCTCAATCCCTCTCGAACTCATCTACTTCGTTAAGAAATCAGCGGTTTTTCCGTACAGATGGGTTCTTGTGCAGTTCGGTGCCTTCATTGTTCTATGCGGAGCCACGCATCTTATTAACCTCTGGACCTTCGCTGTTCACACGAGAACCGTCGCTATGGTAATGACCGCCGCTAAGGTTCTAACTGCCGTTGTTTCTTGCGCTACTGCGCTTATGCTTGTACATATTATTCCTGATTTACTTAGCGTTAAGACGAGAGAGCTATTTTTGAAGAACAAGGCTGCAGAACTTGATAGAGAAATGGGATTGATTCGTACTCAGGAGGAAACTGGAAGGCATGTTAGGATGTTAACTCATGAAATTAGAAGCACTTTGGATAGACACACAATCTTGAAAACTACGCTTATAGAGTTGGGAAGAACTTTGGCGCTTGAGGAGTGTGCTTTATGGATGCCAACACGAACAGGGTTGGAGCTTCAATTGGCTTATACGTTGCGGCAGCAGAATCCGGTTGGGTATACCGTGCCAATTCATCTGCCTGTGATTAATCAAGTGTTTAGTAGCAACCGGGCGGTGAAGATTTCGCCGAATTGCCCGGTTGCGAGATTAAGGCCTCATACTGGGAAATACTTGCCAGGAGAAGTGGTTGCTGTTAGGGTACCTTTACTGAATCTGTCTAATTTCCAAATATATGATTGGCCGGAGGTTTCGACGAGAAGCTATGCTTTGATGGTGTTGATGCTTCCATCGGACAGTGCTAGACAATGGCATGTACATGAGCTAGAGTTGGTTGAGGTAGTTGCTGATCAG GTAGCTGTTGCTCTTTCACATGCTGCAATCTTAGAAGAATCAATGAGGGCAAGGAATCTGCTGATAGAGCAGAATGTTGCACTTGATCTAGCAAGAAGAGAAGCAGAAACTGCAATCCATGCTCGCAATGActttttggcagttatgaacCATGAGATGAGAACTCCCATGCATGCGATTATTGCACTCTCTTCTTTGTTACAGGAAACAGAGTTGACGGTTGAGCAACGTCTGATGGTAGAGACAATATTGAAAAGCAGCAATTTGTTGGCTACTCTCATCAATGATGTTTTGGATCTTTCACGGCTTGAAGATGGTAGTCTTCAACTTGAAACAACAACATTTAGCCTTCATTCTGTTTTTAGAGAG GTCCTTAACTTGATTAAGCCCGTTGCATCTGTCAAAAGATTGTCTCTCACTTTACATCTAGCTTCAGATTTGCCAGCGTATGCAGTTGGCGATGAAAAACGTCTAATGCAAACTATTCTTAATGTTGTTGGTAATGCTGTGAAGTTCTCAAAAGAGGGCAGCATTTCCATCACTGCTATTGTTGCGAAGCCTGAATCCTTCAAGGATGCTAGAATTCCTGAGTTTCTTCCAGTGCCAAGTGACAGTCACTTTTATTTGCGTGTACAG GTAAAGGATTCAGGATCAGGAATTAACCCACAAGATATTCCAAAGTTATTCACCAAGTTTGCACAAAGCCAAGCAGTACAGACTAAAGGTCCTGCTGGAAGTGGACTTGGCCTTGCCATTTGTAGGAG GTTTGTAAATCTCATGGAAGGACATATTTGGATTGAAAGTGAAGGTATTGGTAAAGGATGTACAGTCACTTTTATTGTGAAGCTTGGAATCCCTGACCGACCAAATGAATCTAAATTGGCGTTTGCTCCTAAAGTTCCTGGAAATCATGTATCTACAAACTTTGGAGGCCTCAAGGTTCTTGTCATGGATGATAATGG GGTTAACAGGTCAGTAACAAAGGGACTACTACTTCATTTAGGATGCGATGTTACAACTGCAGGCTCAAGTGAAGAGTGTCTGCGCATCGTTTCGCCAGAACACAGAGTGGTCTTCATGGATGTGTGTACAGGGTTAGACGGATATGAACTAGCGATGCGTATACAGGAGAAGTTTAAGAAACGCCAAGATAGGCCATTAATAGTTGCTCTTACTGGGAACACAAACAAGGTGACAAAAGAGAACTGTATGAGGGTCGGTATGGATGGCCTTATACTGAAACCTCTTTCTGTTGACAAAATGAGGGGTGTTTTATCAGAACTCCTTGAGCACCGAGTTCTGTTTGAAGCTATTTAA
- the LOC107622952 gene encoding uncharacterized protein LOC107622952, translated as MAFSAASRINNLRRHLDSPKDALGGYSINLKVAPEVSEALSLGRAVVALESTIISHGMPYPQNLETAKEVEDIVRKNGAVPATIAILDGTPCVGLSVEELEKLATLGTKARKTARRDIAHVVASGGNGATTVSATMLLASMVHIPVFVTGGIGGVHRDGEHTMDISSDLTELGRTPVAVFCAGVKSILDIPRTLEYLETQGVCVAGYKTNEFPAFFTESSGCKVSCRLDSPEECARVIEANNKLKLGTGIVIAVPIPREHSASGHIIESAIQKALQEAKEKNITGNAVTPFLLARVNELTGGASLASNIALMKNNALVGAKVAAALAQLREREREHGQR; from the exons ATGGCGTTTTCAGCGGCCTCACGAATAAACAATCTCCGCCGACACTTGGATTCACCTAAG gATGCACTTGGAGGATATTCAATCAATCTGAAGGTAGCTCCAGAGGTTTCTGAAGCCTTATCACTTGGCCGTGCCGTCGTGGCTCTCGAATCCACCATCATTTCACATG gaatgccttatcctcaaaatttGGAAACTGCAAAAGAGGTAGAAGATATTGTCAGGAAGAACGGTGCTGTTCCTGCAACCATTGCAATTTTGGATGGCACCCCTTGCGTAG GCCTAAGTGTTGAAGAACTTGAGAAGCTAGCTACTCTGGGAACCAAAGCTCGGAAAACAGCTCGAAGAGACATTGCACATGTT GTGGCTAGTGGTGGAAATGGTGCTACTACTGTTTCAGCAACAATGTTGTTGGCTTCTATG GTTCATATTCCCGTCTTTGTGACCGGGGGCATTGGGGGAGTACATAGAGATGGGGAACATA CTATGGATATATCTTCAGATCTCACTGAGCTAGGTAGAACTCCAGTAGCAGTTTTCTGTGCTGGCGTAAAATCAATATTAGATATTCCCAGAACCCTTGAATATCTG GAAACACAGGGAGTTTGTGTCGCTGGTTACAAGACAAATGAGTTCCCTGCATTTTTCACGGAATCAAGTGGCTGCAAG GTTTCATGTCGACTAGATAGCCCAGAAGAGTGCGCTCGCGTAATAG AAGCAAACAACAAACTCAAGCTTGGAACTGGAATTGTAATAGCAGTTCCTATTCCTCGAGAACACTCAGCATCTGGACACATAATTGAATCTGCAATCCAAAAAGCCCTTCAAGAAGCTAA GGAAAAAAATATAACAGGAAATGCTGTAACTCCGTTCTTGCTTGCTAGAGTAAATGAGTTGACAGGGGGTGCCTCACTTGCATCCA ACATTGCTCTTATGAAGAATAATGCTCTTGTTGGAGCTAAGGTTGCTGCTGCCCTTGCTCaactaagagaaagagaaagagaacatGGTCAGAGATGA
- the LOC107623291 gene encoding 3beta-hydroxysteroid-dehydrogenase/decarboxylase, with protein MAVDDKWCVVTGGRGFAARHLVEMLIQDNTYFVRIADLGATIELEPSEQLGTLGQALSSGRAQYVSLDLRNEEHVLKALEGCEIVFHMAAPNSSINNYQLHHSVNVQGTQNVIDACVQLRVKRLVYTSSSSVVFDGVHGIHNGKESMPYPPKHNDHYSATKAQGEALVLKANGTSGLLTCSLRPSSIFGPGDRLMVPSSVDAAKAGKTKFIIGDGNNMYDFTYVGNVAHSHLCADRALASEGEVSKKAAGEAYFITNMEPIKFWEFMSLILEGLGYERPRIKIPAFVLMPIALLVEYTYKLLGPYGMKVPQLTPSRVRLLSCNRTFDCSKAKERLRYEPIVTLKEGLQRTIDSFSHLRAENQLKAKRERASKASIYLGSGRVADTLLWKDRKQTFTTLLVLIAIYLSFIAPGNTFITALSKLLLFASIFLFIHGILPAKILGYTVQKMPKSWFHLSEDMSHQLAVSVVSIWNIPMNVLKSLAQGTEWMLFFKVVFSSLLLSFFGAFSLQNLYKIGLTTAFIAFYIYEKKEEEIDDLFIKALSFGCKLKSDAIRKFLPSKKSE; from the exons ATGGCCGTCGATGACAAGTGGTGCGTCGTCACCGGAGGTCGCGGCTTCGCCGCCCGCCACCTGGTGGAAATGTTGATCCAAGACAACACCTACTTCGTTCGCATCGCCGATCTCGGAGCCACTATCGAACTCGAACCGTCCGAACAACTCGGGACTCTAGGCCAAGCCTTGAGCTCTGGTCGCGCCCAATACGTCTCTCTCGATCTTCGTAACGAGGAACACGTCCTCAAAG CATTGGAAGGTTGTGAGATTGTTTTCCACATGGCTGCTCCAAACTCATCCATTAACAACTATCAGCTTCATCATTCTGTCAATGTCCAAG GAACACAGAATGTCATTGATGCTTGTGTTCAACTTAGAGTGAAGCGGCTTGTTTACACCAGCTCATCTAGTGTTGTATTTGATGGCGTTCATGGAATTCATAATGGAAAGGAATCAATGCCCTATCCACCTAAG CATAATGATCATTATTCTGCCACTAAAGCTCAGGGTGAGGCTTTGGTTTTGAAGGCTAATGGAACTAGTGGGCTCCTGACTTGCTCGCTACGTCCTAGTAGCATTTTTGGGCCTGGTGATAGACTGATGGTGCCTTCGTCAGTTGATGCTGCCAAGGCAGGGAAAACCAAG TTCATTATTGGTGATGGCAATAACATGTATGATTTCACTTATGTTGGAAATGTGGCTCATTCCCATTTATGTGCTGACCGAGCTCTAGCTTCAGAGGGGGAAGTTTCAAAAAAAGCTGCAGGAGAG GCATATTTCATAACAAATATGGAACCTATAAAATTTTGGGAATTCATGTCACTTATTCTAGAAGGTCTCGGATATGAAAG GCCAAGAATAAAGATCCCTGCCTTTGTTCTCATGCCAATTGCACTATTGGTGGAGTATACATATAAGCTGCTAGGTCCATATGGTATGAAGGTGCCTCAGTTAACACCTTCAAGAGTAAGACTCCTATCTTGCAACAGAACTTTTGATTGCTCAAAAGCAAAGGAGCGCCTTCGATATGAACCCATTGTAACGCTAAAG GAGGGTTTGCAGAGGACGATTGATTCATTTTCACACTTGAGGGCTGAAAATCAACTTAAGGCCAAAAGAGAAAGGGCCTCGAAAGCTTCAATATATCTTGGGAGTGGAAGAG TTGCTGACACATTGCTTTGGAAGGACAGAAAGCAAACGTTCACCACATTGTTAGTCTTGATTGCAATATACTTAAGCTTCATTGCACCCGGGAATACTTTCATTACTGCTCTCTCAAAGCTTCTGTTGTTTGCATCGATCTTTTTATTCATTCATGGGATTCTACCGGCAAAGAT ATTGGGGTACACTGTTCAGAAAATGCCCAAATCCTGGTTTCACTTATCAGAAGACATGTCACATCAACTTGCTGTCTCCGTGGTATCAATATGGAATATTCCTATGAATGTTTTGAAATCCCTTGCACAAGGGACCGAGTGGATGCTATTCTTTAAG GTTGTTTTCTCTTCGCTCCTTCTTAGCTTCTTTGGTGCATTTTCACTTCAGAACTTATATAAGATAG gACTTACCACTGCATTTATTGCTTTCTACATTTAtgaaaagaaggaggaagaaattGATGACTTATTCATAAAAGCACTTTCTTTTGGGTGCAAGTTGAAATCTGATGCCATAAGGAAGTTCCTTCCTTCTAAGAAGAGTGAGTGA
- the LOC107622951 gene encoding pentatricopeptide repeat-containing protein At3g49170, chloroplastic isoform X1: MCHVCPMPSLSLSLSLPPPLNNTNNSEFRRAISTLHLAREPHDLLKSCIRSRNFALGKLLHRKLTESQLTLDSPLLNSLITLYSKSGQWQQALSIFQSMDPSMRDLVSWTAMISCFANHRMHRHSLSTFIQLLRTTDFYPNEFSFTASLRSCSNAEFFSTGLAVFGFVLKTGYLDADVCVGCALIDMFVKGSDDLGSAFKVFEKISERNVVTWNLMITRFVQFSHNGDAIHLFFSMVESGFGPDRFTLSSVLSACAELDLLAFGKQLHSWGVKSGMGLDVFFGSSLVDMYAKCGADGSVEDARKVFDRMPERNVVSWTAIIAAYVQGGLEQEAIGLFCEMIWGYVVPNCFTFASTLKACANLPEFGLGKQLHSQAIKLGVSAVNCVGNGLVNMYARSGRMECARKCFDILLEKNLILYDTAVDRNAKNLDPKDDIFNLETEGTGNGVNAFTYGSLLSAAACIGTISKGEQIHARVLKSGFGNNLCINNALISMYSKCGNEAAALRAFSDMKDRNVISWTSIISGFAKHGFATKALELFCEMLEAGVKPNGVTYIAVLSACSHVGLIDEAWKHFASMRSDHDIVPRMEHYACMVDLLGRSGLLSEAIEFINSMPFRADALIWRTFLGSCRIHHNSKFGEHAAKKVLELEPHDPAAYILLSNLYAAEGRWDDVAAIRKSMKLRKLTKEAGCSWIEVENQVHKFHVGDTSHPKAQKIYDKLDELTFKIRNLGYVPNTDSVLHDVEEELKEQFLFQHSEKIAVAFALISTRKPKPIRIFKNLRVCGDCHMAIKYISVVTGREIVVRDANRFHHIKDGKCSCNDYCCYISYVVISKVEISTSVIGT, translated from the exons ATGTGTCATGTGTGTCCCATGCCGAGCCTGAGCTTAAGCCTATCTCTACCTCCACCTCTCAACAACACCAACAACTCGGAGTTCCGGAGAGCCATCTCCACGCTCCACCTCGCGCGTGAACCTCACGATCTCCTCAAATCCTGCATCCGTTCCCGTAACTTCGCCCTTGGCAAGCTCCTCCACCGCAAACTCACTGAGTCACAACTCACCCTTGACTCTCCCCTCCTCAACTCACTCATCACCCTCTACTCCAAATCCGGCCAATGGCAACAAGCTCTCTCCATCTTCCAATCCATGGACCCCAGCATGCGAGACTTGGTCTCATGGACCGCCATGATTTCTTGCTTCGCCAACCACCGCATGCACCGCCACTCCCTCTCCACCTTCATCCAGTTGCTCCGAACCACCGATTTTTACCCTAATGAGTTCTCCTTTACGGCGTCGCTTCGGTCATGTTCCAACGCGGAGTTTTTCTCCACCGGCCTTGCGGTTTTCGGTTTCGTCTTGAAGACTGGTTACCTTGACGCTGATGTTTGCGTCGGTTGCGCGTtgattgatatgtttgttaagggTAGTGATGATTTGGGTTCTGCATTCAAGGTGTTCGAGAAAATATCGGAGAGGAATGTGGTCACGTGGAACCTTATGATTACTAGGTTTGTTCAGTTTAGTCATAATGGTGATGCAATTCACTTGTTTTTCAGCATGGTGGAGAGTGGGTTTGGTCCTGATAGGTTTACTCTGAGCTCTGTTTTGTCGGCTTGCGCCGAGTTGGACTTGTTGGCCTTTGGGAAACAGTTACATTCTTGGGGTGTTAAGTCTGGAATGGGTTTGGATGTATTTTTTGGGTCTAGTTTGGTGGATATGTATGCGAAATGTGGCGCGGATGGATCAGTGGAAGATGCTAGgaaggtgtttgatagaatgccgGAACGGAATGTTGTGTCTTGGACTGCGATTATTGCGGCATATGTGCAGGGTGGACTAGAACAGGAAGCTATTGGGTTGTTTTGTGAAATGATTTGGGGTTATGTCGTGCCAAATTGTTTCACGTTTGCCAGCACTCTCAAGGCTTGTGCAAACCTACCTGAATTCGGCTTAGGGAAACAGCTTCACAGTCAAGCAATTAAGCTAGGCGTTTCTGCAGTTAATTGCGTGGGGAATGGTCTTGTTAACATGTATGCAAGGTCTGGAAGAATGGAGTGTGCTCGAAAATGCTTTGATATTCTATTAGAGAAGAACTTGATTTTGTATGACACAGCTGTTGATCGGAATGCGAAAAATTTGGATCCTAAAGATGATATATTCAACCTTGAAACTGAAGGCACAGGTAATGGAGTTAATGCTTTTACATATGGAAGCCTCTTAAGTGCTGCTGCTTGTATTGGTACAATTAGTAAGGGTGAACAAATTCATGCCAGGGTATTGAAATCCGGCTTTGGGAACAACTTATGCATTAATAATGCATTGATTTCCATGTATTCAAAGTGCGGAAATGAAGCAGCTGCTTTACGAGCATTCAGTGACATGAAAGATCGAAATGTCATTTCTTGGACTTCAATCATAAGTGGTTTTGCAAAACACGGGTTCGCTACAAAAGCCTTAGAATTGTTCTGCGAAATGCTTGAAGCAGGTGTAAAGCCTAATGGGGTCACTTACATTGCAGTTTTATCAGCCTGTAGTCATGTTGGCTTGATCGACGAGGCATGGAAACACTTTGCTTCCATGCGCAGCGACCATGATAttgtaccaaggatggaacattATGCATGCATGGTTGATTTGCTTGGTCGATCTGGCTTGCTTTCAGAGGCCATAGAATTTATTAACTCGATGCCTTTCCGTGCTGATGCGTTGATATGGCGCACATTTCTCGGTTCTTGTCGGATTCATCATAACTCCAAGTTTGGAGAGCACGCTGCAAAAAAGGTTCTTGAGCTTGAACCTCATGATCCAGCTGCATACATATTATTGTCAAACTTGTATGCTGCAGAAGGGCGATGGGACGATGTAGCAGCCATTAGGAAAAGCATGAAACTGagaaaattaacaaaagaagctGGGTGTAGCTGGATTGAAGTTGAAAACCAGGTGCACAAGTTCCATGTAGGGGATACTTCACACCCCAAAGCTCAAAAGATATATGATAAGCTTGATGAATTGActtttaaaataagaaacttggGTTATGTCCCAAATACAGATTCTGTTCTTCATGATGTAGAGGAAGAACTGAAGGAACAGTTTCTGTTTCAACACAGTGAAAAAATTGCAGTGGCATTTGCACTGATCAGCACCAGAAAACCCAAACCTATAAGAATATTTAAGAATCTAAGGGTTTGTGGTGACTGCCATATGGCAATAAAGTATATTTCAGTAGTCACTGGAAGAGAAATTGTGGTGCGAGATGCAAACCGGTTTCATCATATCAAGGATGGAAAATGTTCTTGCAATGATTATTG TTGCTACATCTCTTATGTAGTTATATCTAAAGTGGAGATCAGCACTTCAGTCATTGGTACTTGA
- the LOC107622951 gene encoding pentatricopeptide repeat-containing protein At3g49170, chloroplastic isoform X2: MCHVCPMPSLSLSLSLPPPLNNTNNSEFRRAISTLHLAREPHDLLKSCIRSRNFALGKLLHRKLTESQLTLDSPLLNSLITLYSKSGQWQQALSIFQSMDPSMRDLVSWTAMISCFANHRMHRHSLSTFIQLLRTTDFYPNEFSFTASLRSCSNAEFFSTGLAVFGFVLKTGYLDADVCVGCALIDMFVKGSDDLGSAFKVFEKISERNVVTWNLMITRFVQFSHNGDAIHLFFSMVESGFGPDRFTLSSVLSACAELDLLAFGKQLHSWGVKSGMGLDVFFGSSLVDMYAKCGADGSVEDARKVFDRMPERNVVSWTAIIAAYVQGGLEQEAIGLFCEMIWGYVVPNCFTFASTLKACANLPEFGLGKQLHSQAIKLGVSAVNCVGNGLVNMYARSGRMECARKCFDILLEKNLILYDTAVDRNAKNLDPKDDIFNLETEGTGNGVNAFTYGSLLSAAACIGTISKGEQIHARVLKSGFGNNLCINNALISMYSKCGNEAAALRAFSDMKDRNVISWTSIISGFAKHGFATKALELFCEMLEAGVKPNGVTYIAVLSACSHVGLIDEAWKHFASMRSDHDIVPRMEHYACMVDLLGRSGLLSEAIEFINSMPFRADALIWRTFLGSCRIHHNSKFGEHAAKKVLELEPHDPAAYILLSNLYAAEGRWDDVAAIRKSMKLRKLTKEAGCSWIEVENQVHKFHVGDTSHPKAQKIYDKLDELTFKIRNLGYVPNTDSVLHDVEEELKEQFLFQHSEKIAVAFALISTRKPKPIRIFKNLRVCGDCHMAIKYISVVTGREIVVRDANRFHHIKDGKCSCNDYW, from the coding sequence ATGTGTCATGTGTGTCCCATGCCGAGCCTGAGCTTAAGCCTATCTCTACCTCCACCTCTCAACAACACCAACAACTCGGAGTTCCGGAGAGCCATCTCCACGCTCCACCTCGCGCGTGAACCTCACGATCTCCTCAAATCCTGCATCCGTTCCCGTAACTTCGCCCTTGGCAAGCTCCTCCACCGCAAACTCACTGAGTCACAACTCACCCTTGACTCTCCCCTCCTCAACTCACTCATCACCCTCTACTCCAAATCCGGCCAATGGCAACAAGCTCTCTCCATCTTCCAATCCATGGACCCCAGCATGCGAGACTTGGTCTCATGGACCGCCATGATTTCTTGCTTCGCCAACCACCGCATGCACCGCCACTCCCTCTCCACCTTCATCCAGTTGCTCCGAACCACCGATTTTTACCCTAATGAGTTCTCCTTTACGGCGTCGCTTCGGTCATGTTCCAACGCGGAGTTTTTCTCCACCGGCCTTGCGGTTTTCGGTTTCGTCTTGAAGACTGGTTACCTTGACGCTGATGTTTGCGTCGGTTGCGCGTtgattgatatgtttgttaagggTAGTGATGATTTGGGTTCTGCATTCAAGGTGTTCGAGAAAATATCGGAGAGGAATGTGGTCACGTGGAACCTTATGATTACTAGGTTTGTTCAGTTTAGTCATAATGGTGATGCAATTCACTTGTTTTTCAGCATGGTGGAGAGTGGGTTTGGTCCTGATAGGTTTACTCTGAGCTCTGTTTTGTCGGCTTGCGCCGAGTTGGACTTGTTGGCCTTTGGGAAACAGTTACATTCTTGGGGTGTTAAGTCTGGAATGGGTTTGGATGTATTTTTTGGGTCTAGTTTGGTGGATATGTATGCGAAATGTGGCGCGGATGGATCAGTGGAAGATGCTAGgaaggtgtttgatagaatgccgGAACGGAATGTTGTGTCTTGGACTGCGATTATTGCGGCATATGTGCAGGGTGGACTAGAACAGGAAGCTATTGGGTTGTTTTGTGAAATGATTTGGGGTTATGTCGTGCCAAATTGTTTCACGTTTGCCAGCACTCTCAAGGCTTGTGCAAACCTACCTGAATTCGGCTTAGGGAAACAGCTTCACAGTCAAGCAATTAAGCTAGGCGTTTCTGCAGTTAATTGCGTGGGGAATGGTCTTGTTAACATGTATGCAAGGTCTGGAAGAATGGAGTGTGCTCGAAAATGCTTTGATATTCTATTAGAGAAGAACTTGATTTTGTATGACACAGCTGTTGATCGGAATGCGAAAAATTTGGATCCTAAAGATGATATATTCAACCTTGAAACTGAAGGCACAGGTAATGGAGTTAATGCTTTTACATATGGAAGCCTCTTAAGTGCTGCTGCTTGTATTGGTACAATTAGTAAGGGTGAACAAATTCATGCCAGGGTATTGAAATCCGGCTTTGGGAACAACTTATGCATTAATAATGCATTGATTTCCATGTATTCAAAGTGCGGAAATGAAGCAGCTGCTTTACGAGCATTCAGTGACATGAAAGATCGAAATGTCATTTCTTGGACTTCAATCATAAGTGGTTTTGCAAAACACGGGTTCGCTACAAAAGCCTTAGAATTGTTCTGCGAAATGCTTGAAGCAGGTGTAAAGCCTAATGGGGTCACTTACATTGCAGTTTTATCAGCCTGTAGTCATGTTGGCTTGATCGACGAGGCATGGAAACACTTTGCTTCCATGCGCAGCGACCATGATAttgtaccaaggatggaacattATGCATGCATGGTTGATTTGCTTGGTCGATCTGGCTTGCTTTCAGAGGCCATAGAATTTATTAACTCGATGCCTTTCCGTGCTGATGCGTTGATATGGCGCACATTTCTCGGTTCTTGTCGGATTCATCATAACTCCAAGTTTGGAGAGCACGCTGCAAAAAAGGTTCTTGAGCTTGAACCTCATGATCCAGCTGCATACATATTATTGTCAAACTTGTATGCTGCAGAAGGGCGATGGGACGATGTAGCAGCCATTAGGAAAAGCATGAAACTGagaaaattaacaaaagaagctGGGTGTAGCTGGATTGAAGTTGAAAACCAGGTGCACAAGTTCCATGTAGGGGATACTTCACACCCCAAAGCTCAAAAGATATATGATAAGCTTGATGAATTGActtttaaaataagaaacttggGTTATGTCCCAAATACAGATTCTGTTCTTCATGATGTAGAGGAAGAACTGAAGGAACAGTTTCTGTTTCAACACAGTGAAAAAATTGCAGTGGCATTTGCACTGATCAGCACCAGAAAACCCAAACCTATAAGAATATTTAAGAATCTAAGGGTTTGTGGTGACTGCCATATGGCAATAAAGTATATTTCAGTAGTCACTGGAAGAGAAATTGTGGTGCGAGATGCAAACCGGTTTCATCATATCAAGGATGGAAAATGTTCTTGCAATGATTATTGGTAA